Part of the Aquimarina sp. TRL1 genome, TGCAGACACAAGTACAGCCTTTAACATCAATATTTTCAAGGAAATCCTTGATTTCAAAGCATTAAAACCGAAACAGATTTCTAAAAACGCCTTTATTTTTGGTTATGAAGGAGCAGCAGATAGTTTACAAATCAAACTACTATCGGAAACTCCCGAAGATTTTGTAAGCAAAGTAATCCCTGTAAAAGATAAAGACACCGTGCAATATTGGTTTACTCCTTTTTTTGAAACGGATTCTTTGAAATTTCAGGTTACGAATGCTCCTAATTACAAAGATACTTTACTTACCCGGTTCAAAGACCAGTACAAGGATTCTTTAATGGTAAAAAGTGATATCCAGGGACATATTCCCTTTGACAAACATTTTTCTTTTTCTGCCAATACCCCCTTGACATCAATAGACAAAGAACGAATTACAATTACAGATAAAGATACCACTTCTGTTCCCTTTAAAGCACATTTGGACAGCATATCCAACAATGCATCCCTTACTTTTGAAAAAGCTGAAAACGATTTTTATACAATTACCTTACTACCAGAAGCTGTATCCGATTTTATTGGCAATGTCAATGATACTTTGACATTCGCCATTCGAACAAAAAAATATTCTGACTACGGAAAAATCTTTCTAACACTAAAAGAAGTACAGCAATATCCTGTTTTGGTACAACTGACAGACGAAAAAGGGATTGTTTATAAAGAACAAGTAGCTTCTGATGATAAGACTATTGTCTTCGAAAACCTGTTACCGAATAAATACAATATTCGGGTTATTATTGATGAGAATAAAAATGAAAAATGGGATACTGGTAACTTCCTGAAGCAACTACAACCAGAAAAGGTACACCATTATCCGGAGGTGATCGATGTACGAGCTAACTGGGAGCTAAAACAAATATTTACTTTACAAAACGAAGACGAATAAAAGGCTACAAAGCATTTAAAGATGAATCGTAAAACGATCAGCATCTTCCAGAAACGGGAATTTTTTTCGAGTCTTATCGAGATGGTTTTTATCAAGAGATGTGTAAATTACACTCTCTTTTTCCAGCAAACTGGCATCTGACAACTCTTTTCCAAGCATATCAAATACCCGGGAATGCCCATTATATTCATATCCATTCCCATCGAGTCCGACCCTATTAACCCCGATGCAATATGACATATTCTCAATTGCTCTGGCTTTTAATAAAGTATCCCAGGCTTCAATTCTGATTTTAGGCCAACTTGCCACATATAGCAGCACATCATATTCCTGAGTATTTCTCGCCCATACCGGAAATCTTAGATCATAACAAATCAATGGTCGTATTCGCCACCCTTTATACATTATTACTAACTGATCCGATCCGGCTTTATATACCTGATGTTCTTTTGCCAGCGTAAATAATTGTCGTTTATTATATGTATGCATTTTTCCACTGGGTTCTACAAATACAAAACGATTGTAATACGCTCCCTCCTCTATAACGGTTAAACTTCCGCAAATAGCTATCTTCTTTTCTCCAGCTAACTGCTTCATCCATTTAATAGTTTCTCCTTCTGGGGCTTCTGCTACTTCATATGGATTCATCGTAAATCCAGAAGTAAACATTTCTGGAAGGACGACAATATCTATTCCTTCATTTACAGCATGTATTTTTTTACCTAAAACTGCCCTGTTTTGAACTGGATTCTCCCATGCTAAGTGACTTTGAAATAACGCAAGATGAAGTATATTATTCATATAAAAACAACACTAATGATTTTCTCCGAGAAAGATACTTAATCTTTTATTATTCTCAAGGATTTTAATTGAGCACATGTATTATCAATAATCCCTCGACATTTTTCAAGAAAATCCTTATTTTCGCAACCTTAACAGAATGAAAGATTCCATGAGCACTAAGTTTACTGAATACAAAGGACTTGACTTGCCAAAAGTGGCAGAAGACATACTTGATTTTTGGCAGAAAAATAATATTTTCGAAAAGAGTATCACCGAACGGGAAAACGCAGCACCTTTTGTGTTTTTTGAAGGACCGCCATCGGCAAATGGACTTCCTGGTATTCACCACGTTATGGCTCGTGCGATTAAAGATATTTTCTGTAGATACAAAACACAAAAAGGATATCAGGTAAAGCGAAAAGCTGGATGGGACACACATGGTCTTCCTGTAGAACTTGGTGTAGAAAAGGAATTAGGAATCACCAAAGAAGATATCGGCAAAAAAATCAGTATAGAAGAATATAACGAAGCTTGTAAAAAAGCGGTAATGCGTTATACCGACATCTGGAATGATCTCACAGAAAAAATAGGATATTGGGTTGATATGGAAGACCCATATATTACCTATAAGTCCAAATATATGGAGAGTGTGTGGTGGCTTCTTTCTCAGATATACAAAAAAGGACTACTGTATAAAGGATATACAATACAACCGTATTCTCCAAAAGCAGGGACAGGATTAAGTTCTCATGAACTTAATCAACCCGGAACATATCAGGATGTAACAGACACTACTGTTGTCGCTCAGTTCAAAGCAAAAAAAGAAACACTTCCTTCGCTATTTGCAGATGTAGAAGGAGACATTCATTTCCTTGCCTGGACCACGACTCCCTGGACACTTCCCTCTAATACAGCCCTTACCGTAGGACCAAAAATTGATTATGTGCTTGTAAAAACTTATAATCAATATACTTTTGAACCTATTCAGGTAATCTTGGCTAAAAACCTGGTTGGAAAACAATTTTCAGGAAAGTTTGTCCTTGCCGAATCAGAAGAAGCTCTTACTAATTTTAAACAAGGAGATAAGAAAATCCCTTACATTATCACCAAAGAATGTAAAGGAGCAGATTTAGCAGAAATCAGATATGAACAACTTTTAGATTTTGTATTACCAAACGATACTCCTGAAAATGCTTTTCGAGTAATTACAGGAGATTTTGTCACTACAGAAGATGGAACAGGAATTGTTCACACAGCTCCTACCTTTGGTGCAGACGATGCCCTGGTTGCCAAACAAGCAACTCCTGAGGTTCCTCCAATGTTAGTAAAAGATGACAACGGAAACCTGGTACCACTTGTAGACCTGCAAGGTAAGTTTACAAAACACGTTGGAGAGTTTGCCGGAAAATATGTAAAGAATGAATACTACAATGAGGGAGAGGCTCCGGAAAAATCAGTCGATGTAGAGATCGCAATCAAATTAAAAATAGAAAATAAGGCCTTCAAGGTTGAAAAATACGTGCACAGTTACCCTAATTGCTGGAGAACTGACAAGCCTATACTATACTATCCATTAGACTCTTGGTTTATAAAGGTCACGGACTTTAAAGATCGTATGCACGAATTAAACCTGGGAATCAACTGGAAACCTAAAGCTACAGGAGAAGGACGATTCGGAAACTGGCTTGCCAATGCTAATGACTGGAACTTATCCCGTTCTCGTTTTTGGGGAATTCCATTACCGATCTGGAGAACTGAAGACAGAAAAGAAGAAATCATCATTGGTTCTGTAGAGGAATTAAAAGCTGAAATGGAAAAGGCTGTAAAAGCAGGAGTATTGGATCGTGATCTTTTTGCAGACTTTGTCGTAGGAGATATGAGCGAAGAGAACTATGATAAAATAGATCTTCATAAAAATGTAGTAGACAATATAACGCTGGTTTCTGATTCAGGAAAACCAATGAAGAGAGAAAGCGACCTTATTGATGTTTGGTTTGATTCTGGAGCGATGCCATATGCACAATGGCATTACCCATTCGAAAACAAAGAAAAAGTAGAATCCGGAGACAGAAAAGCCGATTTTATAGCAGAAGGAGTAGACCAGACACGAGGTTGGTTCTACACGCTACATGCTATCGGAACAATGATCTTCGATGATGTTGCCTATAAAAATGTCGTTTCAAACGGGCTAGTACTCGACAAAAATGGTCAGAAAATGTCAAAACGACTAGGGAATGCGGTCGATCCTTTTGAAACATTAAAAACATACGGACCTGATGCTACCAGATGGTATATGATTAGTAATGCAAATCCCTGGGATAACCTAAAATTTGATTCAGAAGGAATTGCTGAAGTACGTCGTAAATTCTTTGGTACGCTATACAATACGTATTCTTTTTTTAGTTTGTATGCCAACATCGATAACTTTACCTATAATGAAGAAGATGTCCCATTAGCAGAACGACCAGAGATAGACCGATGGATTTTAAGTGAACTTCATTCGCTGATCAAAAATGTAGATGCGTATTACAACGATTACGAACCAACAAAAGCCACCAGAGCCATTTCAGACTTTGTACAGGAAAACTTAAGCAACTGGTTTGTTCGATTAAGCAGAAGAAGATACTGGAAAGGAGATTACCAACAGGATAAAATTTCTGCATATCAGACCTTATACACCTGTATGCTTACTGTTGCCAAATTAGGAGCTCCTGTAGCCCCTTTCTTTATGGATCGCCTTTATAAAGATTTGACAAAATACACCAATAAAGAATCACATGAGAGTGTGCATCTGTCTACATTCCCTGAATTTGATGAAAAATTTGTAGACAAGGCTTTAGAACGCAAAATGCAAAAGGCACAGATTATATCATCCCTAGTGCTTTCACTACGTCAAAAAGAAAAAATAAAAGTACGTCAACCACTTCAGCGAATTATGATTCCGATCCTTACAAATGAAGAAAGAGACGAAATTTCGCAAATCGCTGATTTAATTAAAAATGAGGTAAATGTAAAAGACATTGAACTTATAGACGATGCTTCGGGAATCCTCGTTAAGCAAATAAAACCTAATTTTAAAGCATTAGGCCCTCGTTTCGGAAAAGACATGAAGCTGATTGCCAGTGAAATACAAAAATTAGATCAAAAAAGTATCAAAACCCTAGAACAAACTGGTCGTTTTGACATAGAAATTAATGATAAAATTATTACCTTAGAGACAAGTGATGTTGAGATTAGCTCACAAGATATCGAAGGTTGGCTGGTTGCTAATTCTGGTCCATTGACCGTTGCACTGGACGTAACGATTACACCGGAACTAAAAAAGGAAGGTATCGCCAGAGAGCTTATCAACAGAATACAAAACATTCGTAAGGATAGTGGCTTTGAAGTGACAGATAAGATAGAAATCGTTTTCCAGGAAAATGAAATCATCAGAGACGCTATCAGTACTAATGAAGCGTACATTAAAAATGAAACTTTAACCAAAACAATTGATTTTGCGGAAGATATAATAAATGGTACAGAAATTGCGTTTGATGACATCGCAACCCAATTGTTAATTAAAAAACATTAAGAGCATGGCAGGAGACATAAAAGCAAGGTACAGTGATTCAGATCTGGCAATGTTTAAGGAAATCATTCTCGAAAAAATGGAAAAAGCCAAAAAAGATCTGGAATTACTACAAAGCTCATACAAAAATGATGGTAACAACGGAACAGATGATACCTCACCTACTTTCAAAGCCTTTGAAGAAGGAAGTGAGACAATGTCTAAAGAAGCGAATACGCAGTTAGCAATCCGTCAGGAAAAATTTGTACGAGATTTAAAAAACGCCTTATTACGAATCGAAAACAAAACGTATGGTGTCTGTAGAGTAACTGGAAAATTAATTAATCCAGAACGTCTGAAGTTAGTTCCTCATGCCACACTAAGCATTGAGGCAAAAAATATGCAGAAGTAAGCTACCTCAGCGTAAAAACAGCTACTGAATAATTTTTATACAAAAGTGTTTTCTGATATGATTATTAGAAAACACTTTTTTATATCCCTTCCTTTTCTACTGTATACTTGTGAAACTACTGCTCTCCATCTTGTTATTGCTAAACTCTTCCTTACTTCTGGGACAATACAGGTCTGAAAAAGAGCAGGCTCTTAACGGTATTGACAGCATTGTATTCATCATGAATTACAGCCACAGTATTCATATAGAAAATACGCAAGAAGTAAAAATGCACATCGAAACAATGGCAGACGGAGAGTATAAAAACAATGTATTATTACGAATCGAGCAAAAAAATAAAACGCTATACGTTACTGAGGTATTACAACCATTTCTCTCTATAGAAGATGACAAGTTAAGTGCTCATAAAATCTTTTCGTTAAAAACCCGCATCCGACTTCCATCACATCTTTATGTTACTACAAAATCAACAACAGCTACACTTGCTATAGAAGGCTCTTTTAAGCACCTATTCACTGAACTGAATAGTGGTTCCTGCATCCTTACATCTTTTGTAGGAGACGCTATTATTAATACTTATAGAGGAGACATTACCCTATACACTAAAAATGCAACGATCTCCTCCCGCTCTGTTACTGGGAATATCTCTTCAGAACCTATTTTTGGACAACATCAAATCCTGTTAAAATCCATAAGTGGCAATATAAATATTCACAAAATAAAATAAAACACTATTTTTGTTCGTCATCAAATTATTGACTTGTCTAAATCAAAAGTATATATGTCATTAAAGAAGTCTATTTTAGTTATAATTTTGGTTCTGTTAATAGATCAAATCTCCAAGATTTACATCAAAACTACTTTTACACTGCATGAAGAAGTAAAAGTTTTTGACTGGTTCAGAATTATTTTTGTAGAAAACAAAGGAATGGCATGGGGAGTAGAGCTCCCTGGTAATTACGGGAAACTAATCCTGACATTATTCAGGCTTGTTGCTATTACAGGTATTGCCTATTGGTTATACGACTCTATTCGCAAAAATAGTGCTCCAATCCTTACCTTTTGTATTGCATTGATTTTTGCCGGTGCTTTTGGAAATATTGTAGACTCTCTTTTTTACGGTTTATTATTCAATGAAAGTACTGCTGTACAAGTTGCACAGTTCCTTCCTGAAGGTGGAGGGTATGAAACTCTTTTCTATGGGAAGGTTGTCGACATGATCCAGTTTCCATTGTACAATGACATCCTGCCTGAATGGATCCCATTTATAGGAGGCACTCACTTTTCCTTTTTTGACCCTGTATTTAATATTGCTGATTCAGCTATTAGCATTGGTGTTTTTCTTCTCATTATCTTCAACAAAAAGGCATTCCCTAAAAAAGAGGCATAATAAGTTTACACTGCTACCGAAAGATCATAGTTCTTATTTTTCGAACTGATATATTTTTTCCGGAGTAACACAATAATCCAAGCGGATATCTGTAGGCAATACTCCTTCTATTATTTCTTCAGCAGGAAACACAGACAATCCTATCTTTATTGTTTCGGAGTTACAACTTGCTAAAAACCGATCATAGAACCCTTTGCCATAACCAATTCGATTTCCTTGTTCATCAAATACTAATAGTGGTACAAATACTACTTCTAATTGTCTTTCATCCATTTTGATTCCATCTACCGGCTCGGGTATGCCCCATTTATTGACTTTCATCACAGTATTATCAGTGAGTAAGATATGGGAAAGGGTATATAGCTCAAAATCGCTTTTTGAAATGACCACGTTCTTATCCTTACCCTGTAAAATATGGAGAATAAATTCCGTGTTGATTTCTTTCTGTTTTTTAATAGATAAAAAAAGATGATAGGTCGATAATTGCCAGATGGGTAATTGCAATAATCTGTTGGCAATTTCCATACTCATCTCTTCCAATTCTTCTTCATCTATAGCTGCTCTAAGTAATTTATATTTAACTCGTAATTCTTGTTTCGTCATTTTTACTTTCTAAAAGTTCTGTGGTTATATGAAGAATCGCATCTCCTTTATATACTATTGGAGCTTCATTCACATTAATAATATACCCTTCATTAGGGGCTTTTACTTCATATCTCTTTTTTCCATACGGATCTGTAATTGTTGCCAATACCTCATCTTTTACCACTTTTTTTCCATAAGGAATTTTCACATGTAAAAGTCCACTATATTTTGCTCTCACCCAGGTACTCTTCTTTATTACAATTGTCTCTCTTCTTATTTCTGATATTTTAAAATTCGTATCCAGCATCCCTAAGTAATCCAATACCCTAATCGTACCATACACTCCTTCTCTGGCAATATCCTTATTACTGCTCATTGATTTTCCTCCTTCAAACAACAAAATATCTTTCCCCATCTTTGTACAGGTGTTCCGATAAGAACCTTTAAGATTTTTAGACAATAAGGTAAAGGGAGCATTAAACACTTTAGATAAAGCGATTAGCTGATCATCTCCTGGCGCCACACGTATATGGGGTGCATTAAAACGGCTTCCTCCTCCTGTGTGGAAATCCAGACAGATATCCGCAACCGGGAGAATCTCATTTACAAACTGATAGGCAAACCTACTCGCTAAAGAACCATTTTTCTTTCCTGGAAATATTCTATTAAGATCTCTTCCATCCGGAAAGAATCGATTCATATTCAAAAAACCAAATACATTTAATACGGGAACACAAATGATCGTCCCTTTTTTTGGTTTATTTATTTTTTTGGCTATTACCTGTCGCACAACTTCAACCCCATTAATCTCATCTCCATGAATCCCTCCTGTTATCAAAACTGTGGGACCTGGATTTTTTGATCGTTCTATGATAATCGGAATTTCGACCTTTGTAGAGGTAAACAGATTCGCAATATTAAAATTAATAGTTTTACTAACCCCTAATTTTATTTGCTCACCTAAGATATTAAGAACATCTTCTTCTTTATTCATATGATTTATACGCTTCGTTCTATATAACGAATTATTGTTTTTGCTATATCCTTCCCTGTGGCTCTTTCTATTCCTTCTAAGCCAGGAGAAGAATTTACCTCTAAGATAAGAGGCCCTCTTTCACTTTGTAACATATCTACTCCAGCAACTCCTAATTTCATAGCCTTAGCTGCTTTAATCGCCATTACCTCTTCTTCATCTGTTAATTCAATTACAGAAGCTGTTCCTCCTCTGTGTAGATTGGATCGAAACTCTCCTTCTTTCCCCTGTCGTTTCATTGCTCCTACCACCTGACCATCGACAACAAAAGCACGGATATCTGCGCCTTTTGCTTCTTTGATATACTCTTGCACAATCACACGTGCCTGCAATCCATTGAATGCTTCAATTACGGATTCTGCTGCATTTTTTGTCTCTGCAAGCACTACTCCTAACCCCTGAGTTCCTTCTAGTAACTTAATAATCAATGGAGCTCCTCCTACATGTGCAATCACCCCATCAATATCCCTGGAATAGTTGGTAAATACCGTTTTAGGAAGTCCCAGTCCTGCTTTAGACAGTATCTGCAAACTTCTTAATTTATCCCGGGAACGGATCAGCGCTTGAGATTCTACAGTTGTAAATACATTCATCATTTCGAATTGTCGCACTACCGCTGTTCCATAATAGGTTATAGAAGAACCTATTCTGGGAATGATCGCATCTACATGATCTAGTTTTTTACCTCTGTAATAGATCTCCGGCTTTTTTTTCTCCATTACCAAATCACAATTCAGCGGATCAATTACCTGAACATTGTGCTTTCGTTTTATCGCCGCCTGCACTAATACATCCGTAGAGTATAAACTCGCATTTCGCGATAGAATTTTAATATTCATTCGTACAGAAATTATATGATTGATCCTCTAATGCTGTATCAACAATATACTTACCACTGAGAAATTTACGCCCTAATAAAACCGGAAAACGCATATCTCTGCGCGAAGATAATGTGAGTGTTATTGGATTAACCTTTTTAAATAAACATATTTTTGTTTTTACCACATAGCGTTCTTCTATTTCGCCATTACTGCTCTTGACAGCGGTAATATCATAATTTTTAAAAACAAATTGCTTCCCGTTATACTCCGGATAACTCTGATCCAAAAAACAACACTGAAGCTCTTTCTTCTTTTCTTTTATGTGTAAACAATGAATAGAAGAGGTGTATGCTCCGGTATCAATCTTTATATCAATACCGTACAATTCCAACAGCGGAAAATCTGCTTTATCTGTTCTTCCTATTATAATTTTTTTATTCTCCAAAAACATTCAAATTATAAATTACTAAAATAAAAAAAAACACAACGCTTCAAACACCTTATTTCGCTTGCTTCCCGCTTAATTAGATATTCGTATCTTTTTATTCAAAAAACAAGTATTCATAACTACAAAATAACGTCAAAACATTATTTTTACCCTAGAAATATGGATACACCTTCTTTAGACATACAAATTAAAACATTACCCTCTAGTCCCGGAGTATATCAATATTATGATAAGGACAACAAACTCCTATATATTGGTAAAGCAAAAAACCTAAAGAAAAGGGTATCTTCTTATTTCACTAAACACCATGATAGCTACAGAATCAATGTACTGGTCAAAAAGATTAACACCATAAAACACATAGTAGTCGAAACAGAAACAGATGCCTTACTACTAGAAAATAATCTTATAAAAAAACACCAACCTCGATTCAATGTCATGTTGAAAGATGACAAAACCTACCCATGGATTTGCATCAAAAAAGAACGATTCCCAAGAGTATTCCTAACCAGAAATCTCATAAAGGATGGCTCTGAATATTTTGGTCCTTATACCAGCGTAAAAACTGTTCACACTTTATTAGAATTGATAAAAGGATTATACCCTATAAGGACCTGCAATTACGATTTATCACCTCATAAAATTCAAAATGGTAAATATAAAGTTTGCCTGGAGTATCATTTGGGGAACTGCTTAGGCCCCTGCGAGGATATGCAAAGTGAAGAAGCCTATATCAATAACATAGAAGCGATTCGACAGATTATCAAAGGAAACTTCAAAGAATCCTTACATCAGTTTTGGAAACAAATGATGCTTCACTCCGAAAATATGGAGTTCGAAGAAGCTCAGCAAATCAAAGAGAAAATAGACGTTCTAAAAAATTACCAGGCACGTTCTACCATTGTCAATCCAAAAATTAATAATGTAGATGTGTTCTCTATCATATCCGATGAATCTTATGGGTATGTCAATTTTCTCCAACTCTCACATGGTTCAATTATCAGATCTCATACCATGGAGATAAAGAAAAAGCTCAGTGAAAGCGATAAAGAGCTTCTGGAGCTTTCTATTATTGAAATCAGACAGCGGTTTAACTCCAGGTCCAAAGAGATTTTTTCATCCATTAAGGTCAATGTAGGGGATACCATAAAAGTAACTGTTCCTCAACTAGGTGATAAAAAGAAAATAGTAGACCTCTCTGTTAGAAATGCAAAATATTACCGTCAAGAACGTTTTAAACAAATAAAAATAACGGATCCTGATCGACATGTAAATCGATTATTAGCACAGATCAAAAAGGATTTACGACTTCCGGTTACTCCTACACACATAGAATGCTTTGACAACTCGAATATACAAGGAACAAACCCAGTAGCTGCCTGCGTGGTTTTTAAAAATGCTAAGCCTAGTAAAAAAGACTATCGAAAATTCAATATAAAAACCGTGGAAGGCCCTAATGATTTTGCTTCTATGGAAGAGGTTGTATATCGCAGATACAAAAGATTACTGGATGAAGAACAGCCCTTGCCTCAGTTAATCATTGTAGACGGAGGAAAAGGACAACTTTCTTCTGGACTAAAAGCTTTAGAAACATTAGGTCTTCGAGGAAAAATTACCATTATCGGAATTGCCAAGCGCCTGGAAGAAATCTATTATCCAGGAGATTCTATTCCGTTATATCTGGATAAAAAATCAGAAAGCCTTAAAGTAATCCAACACTTGAGGAATGAGGCCCATCGTTTTGGAATTACTTTCCATAGACAAAAAAGAAGTAAAGCTGCTCTTAACACTGAATTAGAAAACATTCCCGGCATCGGAGAAAAAACAGTCGTGGAACTACTGAAACATTTTAGGTCATTAGCCGTCATTAAAAAAGCATCTAAAGAAGAACTTTCCGAAGTAATCGGAAATTCCAAAGCCCTAAAAGTTTATAATTATTATCTTTCAAAAAAAGAATAAACCGTACTAATGTCACTACTAAAAACAACACTATCAGCACTTATTTGGATTGTTCTACTAGTAGTCCCTTTTTTAAGCTTCTCACAAGAAGATCTCTCATTAAACATACCCAATGACAGTACTCAGACAGAAAACGATCTAAAAGTCGGTGTTGTCCTCAGTGGAGGGGGAGCAAAAGGACTAGCTCATATTGGTGCTTTAAAAATCATAGAAGACGCTGGTATACGAATCGACTACATAGGAGGCACCAGTATGGGAGCTATTGTCGGCTCTCTATACGCTGCAGGGTATAATGCCAAAGAACTCGATTCTATTTTTCGATCTGTGGATTTTGATATGCTGATTCAGGATAATATTCCCCGGGAAGCCAAAACTTTTTATGAAAAAGAAGATGCCGAAAAATACGCAATTTCTCTTCCTTTTGATCGGTTTAAAATTGGTCTCCCAAAAAGTTTATCTAAAGGACAAAACTTATACAATCAATTTGCACAACTTACTTCTCACGTTAGTCATATTACAGATTTTGACAAACTCCCGGTTCCTTTTTTCTGTATGGCTGCTAATTTAGAAACGGGAGAACAAGTGCTTTTGGATAAAGGATACCTCCCTGACGCCGTTTCTGCTAGTGGAGCACTTCCCTCTGTTTACGACCCTGTAGAATTAAATGGTATCCTGATGACAGATGGAGGGGTTGCGAATAATTATCCCATAAAAGAAATTAAGAAAAAAGGAGCTCAAGTTGTTATTGGAGTAGATGTGCAAGACAGCCTCATGTCCAGAAAAAACCTTAACTCTGTAGCCAATATCATGCTGCAAATCAGCAACTTCAGAACCATCAAAGATATGAAAGGCAAAGTATCTTCTACTGATATATACATTAAGCCCGATGTACAACAATTCTCTATTTTATCTTTTGATCAGCGCGATGCTATTATCGCCAATGGAGAAAAAGCTGCATTGCGAAAATTAGAGCAACTAAAACAAATAAAACAACAACAACGTCGCAAAAAAAAGCCTAGCATAAGCATTCCCAAAGGAACCGATTCCCTGAGAATAGAAAACTTAGCTATAACAGGGAATAAACAATATACCCGAGCTTATATAAAAGGAAAATTGAAATTAAAAACTCCCTCTACTACTACATTCAACAAACTTAATCAGGGGTTCAATAACCTATCTGCCACGGGGAATTTTGACAGAATCAACCATAAACTGACAGACAACACCCTCTCTTTAGATCTAAAAGAAAGTGAAAACAAAATGCTGTTGCGCTTTGCTGTGCATTATGACAACCTATACAAAACTGCGGCTCTTATTAATGTAACCAGAAAAAAAATACTCTTCAATAATGATGTACTTTCTTTTGACCTGGCATTAGGAGACAATATTCGGTATAATCTCGATTACTATATTGATAATGGTTTTTACTGGAGTGTAGGAATCAAACACCGTTTTAACACCTTAAAAAAAACGGTTCCTTTTGATTTTATTAAAGAATATACTGATATATCAGGAATCGGGATCAACACCGTGGATATTGACTATACAGATTTCAATACTCAAGTATATGCAGAAACACTTCTTAATCAAAACCTCTCTTTGGGAATCGGAGGAGAGGCTAAACGACTTGTAATTGTATCCGAGACCATTGGAACTGACGAGAACCAACTCCCAAGAACCGTTTTTGACAATACAAATTACTGGAGCTTGTTTAGTTATCTAAAATTAGACACGTACAACAATAAATACTTCCCTTCAAAAGGGCTCTTATTCGACTCAGATATCCATACATA contains:
- a CDS encoding RimK/LysX family protein, which codes for MENKKIIIGRTDKADFPLLELYGIDIKIDTGAYTSSIHCLHIKEKKKELQCCFLDQSYPEYNGKQFVFKNYDITAVKSSNGEIEERYVVKTKICLFKKVNPITLTLSSRRDMRFPVLLGRKFLSGKYIVDTALEDQSYNFCTNEY
- a CDS encoding 5-formyltetrahydrofolate cyclo-ligase, coding for MTKQELRVKYKLLRAAIDEEELEEMSMEIANRLLQLPIWQLSTYHLFLSIKKQKEINTEFILHILQGKDKNVVISKSDFELYTLSHILLTDNTVMKVNKWGIPEPVDGIKMDERQLEVVFVPLLVFDEQGNRIGYGKGFYDRFLASCNSETIKIGLSVFPAEEIIEGVLPTDIRLDYCVTPEKIYQFEK
- a CDS encoding succinylglutamate desuccinylase/aspartoacylase family protein, yielding MNKEEDVLNILGEQIKLGVSKTINFNIANLFTSTKVEIPIIIERSKNPGPTVLITGGIHGDEINGVEVVRQVIAKKINKPKKGTIICVPVLNVFGFLNMNRFFPDGRDLNRIFPGKKNGSLASRFAYQFVNEILPVADICLDFHTGGGSRFNAPHIRVAPGDDQLIALSKVFNAPFTLLSKNLKGSYRNTCTKMGKDILLFEGGKSMSSNKDIAREGVYGTIRVLDYLGMLDTNFKISEIRRETIVIKKSTWVRAKYSGLLHVKIPYGKKVVKDEVLATITDPYGKKRYEVKAPNEGYIINVNEAPIVYKGDAILHITTELLESKNDETRITS
- the uvrC gene encoding excinuclease ABC subunit UvrC, whose product is MDTPSLDIQIKTLPSSPGVYQYYDKDNKLLYIGKAKNLKKRVSSYFTKHHDSYRINVLVKKINTIKHIVVETETDALLLENNLIKKHQPRFNVMLKDDKTYPWICIKKERFPRVFLTRNLIKDGSEYFGPYTSVKTVHTLLELIKGLYPIRTCNYDLSPHKIQNGKYKVCLEYHLGNCLGPCEDMQSEEAYINNIEAIRQIIKGNFKESLHQFWKQMMLHSENMEFEEAQQIKEKIDVLKNYQARSTIVNPKINNVDVFSIISDESYGYVNFLQLSHGSIIRSHTMEIKKKLSESDKELLELSIIEIRQRFNSRSKEIFSSIKVNVGDTIKVTVPQLGDKKKIVDLSVRNAKYYRQERFKQIKITDPDRHVNRLLAQIKKDLRLPVTPTHIECFDNSNIQGTNPVAACVVFKNAKPSKKDYRKFNIKTVEGPNDFASMEEVVYRRYKRLLDEEQPLPQLIIVDGGKGQLSSGLKALETLGLRGKITIIGIAKRLEEIYYPGDSIPLYLDKKSESLKVIQHLRNEAHRFGITFHRQKRSKAALNTELENIPGIGEKTVVELLKHFRSLAVIKKASKEELSEVIGNSKALKVYNYYLSKKE
- a CDS encoding lipoprotein signal peptidase — its product is MSLKKSILVIILVLLIDQISKIYIKTTFTLHEEVKVFDWFRIIFVENKGMAWGVELPGNYGKLILTLFRLVAITGIAYWLYDSIRKNSAPILTFCIALIFAGAFGNIVDSLFYGLLFNESTAVQVAQFLPEGGGYETLFYGKVVDMIQFPLYNDILPEWIPFIGGTHFSFFDPVFNIADSAISIGVFLLIIFNKKAFPKKEA
- the rimK gene encoding 30S ribosomal protein S6--L-glutamate ligase — protein: MNIKILSRNASLYSTDVLVQAAIKRKHNVQVIDPLNCDLVMEKKKPEIYYRGKKLDHVDAIIPRIGSSITYYGTAVVRQFEMMNVFTTVESQALIRSRDKLRSLQILSKAGLGLPKTVFTNYSRDIDGVIAHVGGAPLIIKLLEGTQGLGVVLAETKNAAESVIEAFNGLQARVIVQEYIKEAKGADIRAFVVDGQVVGAMKRQGKEGEFRSNLHRGGTASVIELTDEEEVMAIKAAKAMKLGVAGVDMLQSERGPLILEVNSSPGLEGIERATGKDIAKTIIRYIERSV